The genomic stretch AACAGGATATATCAGGGAGGAGCAAGTGCAAGGAAACGCAATCAATAATGTCAGTGGCAAACAAAAACACAATATTAGATCCAGCAAATACCCAGCAGAGGAGAGTGATAGAACCGTAGCTAAACAGCTATCAGTTGAAACAAGAGACGACACCGCTAGAAACGATGAGGTCGTCACAGAGGAGAGTCAACCGGACGCACCAGTTATCAAACCAAAGGTACCACCGAGGAGCAAGAAAGGGAGCATTAAAAAAGAGGACAGctcagagaaggagaaagaatgtGCAAATGTAATGGACATAATTGAGGAGGGCACAAAGAACAAGGACTTTTCCATTAGGGATCGTAAAAATGATAACATTCtacgaaaagagaacacacacgCAAGGGGCAAGGTCTCAAGTAAGGAGGCCCTCGATGCAAAGATACAAGCTGATCAACAAACAGATGCACTTGAAACGGAGAAGACAGCTGAGCAAGAGAAGCGTTTTGTACAAAATAAACACCACGTTGGTCTGCCAGGAGAGTACTCAAAGTATCCACATGAGGCAAATACCTGTTTTTCCCCCAGTGAGGAGAAGGAAAAAGAAATGAAGGCTCTATTAAATGAAAGGCAAACTAACACACTTCCTCGGAAGAAACTAAAAGCAGAGAAAATACAACACAATATTGAACAACAGGAACAACTGTGTGTGAGAAGGAAGGCCCCTTTAAAACCAGACAAGGATCATTCAAAACCTTCAAACCAAGTAAACACCAGTACTGAGGATGAATCAATTATGAAAAAAGATAGCATGAAAAAGATTCAAGCAACTGAAGAGTCTGACAAATCAGTTAGGGTTTGTGAAGATATTGTACATGTTGATGAAGTACTTGACCAAGATATTAGAGAAACATTCGTGTCCCCGTTGTCAAATGGCAGTAGTATAAATCCAAGTCAACAGGATCAAACCAGTATGTCCCCGAAGTCATCATATTTCTTTGTCGAAAATACATTGCAAAGAAACCTTGAAACTGACTCAAACATCTCTCATTCTTTGGAGAATTTGATTGCAAAATTTGAGGAGGTTGAGGAAGGAGTAAAGGATGGTCCAGAACGTGTGAGAGGGGAtttggagaggaggacagaagtgGAGTATTACTCTGTAAGTGATCATGAAAATGAGGACTTTGAAGACAAGCCAGTAGTCCATCCCAGGCGAGATAGAGAAACATCCCTGAAGGAGGAAAATGGGCCGAGAGCCAGAGAGATGGACAAAAGAGGATGGTTCCAGAGCCCGATGGACAACACAAACAATCAAACGCCAACATCTCAGTCCAACGTCTCTTCTCCCGTTCTGGGGAAACCGGCTCTATTCAAAGTGAAAGACAACATATTAAATGATCATGTCTCACCTGTAACCAAGACAGTGAAACCGGTTCTGGACAAGACAAACCATGACCCGTCGCAGCGTGCACCCTGGTCACCCAGGGAGAGCTTGAGTGGCTCTGAGAAAAGCGAGGAAGAGCATCTTGAtcatccaaaaacctccattgaAATGCAGTCACCCGATAATGCCGTCACCACACCAGACAAACACTTCAAACCCAAAGAGACGGCATCTCCCCACTCTTCACACTCACTGCTGTCTCCCTCAAAACTAACCCCTGAGCACAATCGGAAAGGCCAACGTGCGCCGTGGTCACCCAGGGAGAGCTTAAGTGGCTCTGAGAGGGGCGAGGAAGACCATCTTGAAATCCCTGAACTCCATGCTGCTACCATCACAACAGACAAACACCTCAAACCAAGAGAGACTGCAtctcaccactcaccactcaccccACTGTCTCCCTCAAAACTGACCCCCGAAAACAGCCAAAGCGGCCAACAATACGGGTCTTTCCTCACAGTCACACAGGAATATAACAAACATTCAAGGCTAAGCACATCATCAGAAGAAAGGACGAGCACAGTGGATACAGCTGATGACACCCCAGACGTTTACAAGGTGTCCAGCGAGAGGTCTGGTTCTGTCTGCCGCGCCAACGACACCCAAGGCCCCGGCAGACCCCCCGTGGTGCCTCCCAAGTCCGAGAAGGCCCTCTTCAAAGCCATGAAGCTGACCACCAGGAGGATCCaaaaggaagagaaggaaagtcAACCGCAAAAGAGCAGTACTAAGATCTGTAGTAGAAGAAGTGACAAAAACAAGAGGGATAAATCATCGGAGCCGaaaagtagtagtagtgatagtagtgagaaACATCGTACTAGAGGGAAGCAACATCAGgagaggacagaacacagcagccGTAGCAGTGAGAAGCACAGACGTGGTGAATCCGAGCATCAAGGCCGTAGTCGTGAAAAGCACAGGCACAATGAATCAGAGAGCCAGGCCCGTAACAGTGAGAAGCACCACGATGATGTACCCGAACATCAGAGCCATAGCAGTGAGAAGTCCAGGCAACAAAGAACAGAGCCCAGCAGTCGTGGTAGTGAGGAACACAGGCATGGGGAATCGACGCGTCAAGAATGCAGCAGTGACAATCAGAGACATGGAGGATCCGAGCGTCAAAGCCGTAACCGTGACAAACAATGTTGTGGCGAATCAGAGTGCCATAGGAGTGAGAAACACAGCCGCGACAAGCCAGAACAGAGATTCCGTAGCAGTGACAGAGCTGTCAGTGAGCAAAAAAGTCCAAACGGTGAGAGATCCATGACTGGGAGACAACAGCGCCTTAGATCTCAGAGCATGGACAGACACATTGGTAATAAAACAGAAGAGAGAATTCGTAGCAGTGTGACATCTCCTAGGGAAAGACCGGAGCCGAGGAGTCAGCATATTGAGAAGTCCATTAGGGATGAGCTGTCTCAGAGGGGCCGAGCCCGCGAGAGATCCAACAGAGAGAAACTAGAACACAGAAACCACAGTGTTGATTCCTATGCCAGTGACATTATAGACTTGACATCACCTCACCCTAATCTCTCCCGCCAGTCAAGTTACACCGGCCAGTTCTCCCGTCAATCCAGCATCGAGCACCGTTATGCCTCCTTCCCAATGACCCAACGGAAGTTATTGCAGGACCCAGACTCAGGGCAGTACTTCGTAGTCGACATGCCCGTCCAGGTCAAGACGAAGACCTTCTTTGATCCAGAAACTGGGAATTACGTGCAGCTACCTATTCAACCTCCAGAAGGCCCCACAATGGAGGTGATGAACGCACCATTGGTGCTCTACCAAGGTTCCTTTGTCCCAGTGCCTGTCTCATCCATCCCATCACAGAAGTCCACTGTCCACGCCTCACAGCTGGACCAGGAAGACTTTGAACGGATGCGGGAAAGGCAGCGATGTAAACACAACGGCGAAGGCCATCCCTACCTAGAGCCAGTGTATGGCTCACAAGACCACATGCTAGGGGAGTTCTTAGGCACTGAGGACCTTTATGACTGTATGAACTGATAGGGCTTTTATCAACTTCGCGAGAAAAGTTGAACAGTGTTGAAGTGGAGTGTTAATTTGCATTTGTGGTTAATACGAGCTACTGTAGAGTTCATATATAAATGGCATTTGGGAGTGTCTGACCACAGGGATTTATGTATGATTAAGATATTATTCATAAATGTTTTTTGATGGAAAATGACAGCATAAAGAAAAAAACATGGAAGTCCTATGTACATAAGTATTTTCACACGTAGACAGGAAGTTTGGTTGTAAATCTTGAGAGGATTTCTATGAATATAATTGAAGTGGTGTTTCACCTCTTTTCATGAATTGTTGTAATTGTTTTATTGATGTCAAGTTTAGCTTTTTTTTCCCCAAAAAAGCTGTTTGCCCTCACAAATAACACAATTTTGGcagatttttacatttttatttaaaccAAAAGGACACATTATGTTTTGATGTATGTTTCAGTAGTCATTACCAATATCAATTTCGTTATTTTCACTCTAATATACAGTATGCACTGTGTTTTGCATGCACGAGTTTAAATATTTCATGCAACGGAATATTGAAAGTCGCATATTCTGTTTCATACTTATATCATCAAATGTATGGTATTTACATGTATTGTAAGTGGCAATCATTGATCATTGTAACATGATTGGAAATACTTGGGAGATACTTGGAAATATGTTTGGCAGTATTTTGGATTTAATGACTAGATAAAGCAGGGCTGCGTTTTGTTTTTGTAAATCAttccaataaaaaaaaaactctgAAAAACTAGGGTTATCCTCTGTTGTAATTTCATAATCTTGatgttgtaaaaatatatataggtTACATTTCAAAAAGTGATTTTTATCCATTTTAAAATGGCGTACCTTTTCATAGGTAGCGAGACTTGATGATCAGGCCTACACTGCACTTATTACACCGCGTTGTAATGCTTTTCCATTTGGTTTGGTCTCAATTTATGGTGAGAGATCTTTTACTGTGAATGCAAGATTGGCTTTTTAAATGTGAAACTCAGGCCTCTGGCGCCATCTAGTGTGTATTGTTCATTACATTGACGATGGAAATCGCAAACCTAGTGTATGACAGGTTTATATTTCAGGGCAATTATAAACCAACCGGACGCTTAATTTCAGCACCTTGGTCGGTGACACGGGGACTTCCATTAGGCCTACTGCCATTGTACGGCCTCAAAGCCTTATCAAATATCAATACAAACATGATAAACTGCAACAACCAACTTTGATTTCTTACAAAAAACATACATTTATACATGAATCACTGGACATACTTTTAATATTTTCAATTCAACCAATATTTCTGAAAGCTGTGTAAAATGAAACCATATCGTCATACTGTTTCAGAACCACGTTTTCCTCCTCATTGGAGAGCTTTAGAGCGTGCATGACAGACTGCACAGTCGCGTGATTCGTGGCACGGAAACTCTTTCCGAGTGGGAACGGACAGGAGCTCTTGCATTAATTAGTAAGCATTGTAACCCCGTGGAGAAATGATCCAGCCAGCCCAGCCGATTACCTCGAGGTCCACAAAGAGGGGGATCCGCTGGCATTACATGGTGCGGCTGCGGGGATAACTTGGTGCTGCGCATTTCCGCCTGCTCCTGCTGTCTTGAGGCGATACCTTCGGACTGTCAGGTGTTGTGGCGTGGCTGAAATGTCCGacaaaaatgtaaatgagaaATAAATATATAAGAATTTTAATAATCTTTTACGGTTACAACAGCAAACTTCCTCATTTCTCAGAATATAATTTGATAATTGACAGCAGAGCAATATGGTAGAAATGTCTGGGCTAAACGTTCTATGATGAACTAAGTCCAAATCATAGTAAAGAATCAGAGAAACATTTATTTTCAAAATGTAATTATCCCTGTTTGTTTCATTCAGACCTGCAAATAGTCATAGGCACATTATTAAATGTAATCATCCCGCACACCAGATTATAAAACATGTAATGAACAAAATGAAAGACAGCTACAAAAGTTAACGTGGTCAAAAAGTCGTGGTCGAAAAATATGAGGTCATTTGGCGTTCCATTATGGTGCAAATGACTCCAAAACCTATAAAAGTCCGCCATTGCGGATTGTCTTCATAAATCCATCAGACATGGACACCCACTGCATCAACTTGGAGAAGAGAACCGGACCTGAGGATTGGAGCTCCGAGGTCACACTGCCACCTGCAGTGGACCCAGTGCATCTTCAGAGACCCTTGCAAAGGGTCTTACTAAAGAGATCCAGAAGACAATTAAGGAACTGCTGGACTCCGGTGTGGCCACTGGCAACTGGCGCAGCTCCCAATGTCCACGACATGAAGCTCACGCCAGAGATCCTGGAGGTGATTGAGAACCCTGGTGCACGTGGAACCGGCTACCCGCCCAGCTGACCATTCTATGTATTGCTGCGGCTGCCCTGTAACTAAGCGCCGACTCAGATGTACTACCAGACGGAGAGCTGGATGAGCTACACCGAGCAGGCTACGTCCAAGGACGAGGAGGGATGATGACTATtaatcttttttttcttctttttttttaatctATTGATGTGAAGTTGAAGGTCTGTAGGCCTTGCACATAGTGGGGTCcataatgaaataaataaataatacaaatactgagctatattttaTGCTAAAAAACACATGAAATAGTATTTTATACTAAAACAATTGCACAGAGAAAGAGATTTAAGACCTTaacaaataattttaaaaatcgCAAAAAGATAGtggtcaaaatgattgacactcCTGTATTCAATACTccatagcaacaacaaaaaagctcTATGTCACATACACTAGATagatgcagtgaaatgtgttgttttccaAGGTCAGCCACAGTAGTACGGTGACCCTGGAGCAAAgtatggttaagtgccttgctcaagggcacatcgacagatttttcaccttgtcactTCGGGTATTCAAACTAGCCACCCAACACTTTAATGATTAGTTTACCTGCCACCCACTCTTCaccaagtaccaggacattttagccaaaaacatggttgcctctgccaggaggctgacacttggccgcaagtggatcttccagcaacacaataaccccaagcattattttttattttttatttaacctttatttaaccaggtaggctagttgagaacaagttctcattagcaactgcgacctggccaagataaagcatagaagtgtgaacagacaacatagagttacacatggagtaaacaattaacaagtcaataacacagtagaaaaaaaggggagtctatatacattgtgtgcaaaaggcatgaggaggtaggcgaataattacaattttgcagattaacaccggagtgataaatgatcagatggtcatgtacaggtagagatattggtgtgcaaaagagcagaaaagtaaataaataaaaacagtatggggatgaggtaggtaaaaatgggtgggctatttaccgatagactatgtacagctgcagcgatcggtcagctgctcagatagcagatgtttgaagttggtgagggagataaaagtctccaacttcagcgatttttgcaattcgttccagtcacaggcagcagagaactggaacgaaaggcggccaaatgaggtattggctttagggatgattagtgagatacacctgctggagcgcgtgctacggatgggtgttgccatcatgaccagtgaactgagataaggcggagctttacttagcatggacttgtagatgacagtgggtctggcgacgaatatgtagcgagggccagccgactagagcatacaagtcgcagtggtgggtggtatagggtgctttagtgacaaaacgggtggcactgtgataaactgcatccagtttgctgagtagagtgttggaagcaatattgtagatgacatcgccgaagtcgaggatcggtaggatagtcagttttactagggtaagtttggcggcgtgagtgaaggaggctttgttgcggaatagaaagccgactcttgatttgattttcgattggaggtgtttgatatgagtctggaaggagagtttacagtctagccagacacctaggtacttatagatgtccacatattcaaggtcggaatcATCCAAGGTGgcgatgctggtcaggcgtgcgggtgcaggcagcgaacggttgaaaagcatgcatttggttttactattAATCAAATTACACAAATAAACGGTTAATTGACCACTAAATAAACAtgttgcaatggccatctcagtctccggacttgaaccccattggaAACCGGTGGTTTGAATAAAAAAAGGGCAGTCCATACCCGCAGActaaggatatcaaggatctggaaatgATCTGCATGGGGGAAtttccctcccaatgtgttctccaatctcataacaCATTTTAGAAATAAGATCAGGGTTGTTATCCTCACAAAAGGAGGGTGAttgagtattgaaaacaggggtgtcaataCTTTGACCACTTTTTTCTTTGAGGAATTGTATTAGTATATCAGAATATAATTGCATAcagtatagctcagtatttgtattatgttgctcatctttatcaagggtgtcaataattatGTACCCCACAGTTGTTCTGTGTCTGAATTTATATAAAAAATGAAATTCTGACCAGCTAGTTTACCTTGATTTAGTGATCGATTAGTGGTTGAGCATCTTCCATCGCCTGAGAATATAACTACTGGAGGTGGGCATTCTCCTCGGgtgattctctctgtctctcagaaaACGGCAGGACTGACTCAATCCACTTACCCGATGGCAGTGTAATACCAACCTGAATCCCATTATTCTCCTCGCTGTTGCGAATCCTGCAAATCCACTTGGACACCTGTCATTGGGGAAACAAAATATGTGATTAAAATATTGAAAAAATCGAGTTTAAATATGATTTGCTGAGATAAAACGTGACGCGATATTCTTACCGTTTGAGTGACGTTGAAGACTTTCCATCCCTAAGTGTATACAGGTAACAGTCTTGACGTGATTATAGATTCCATCTCCAAGGTTTCGCTCTGCTGTCTAACACCTCAGAGGTCTACCTGTGCGCAAAACATGCATTAGGCTAAACCGTACACTAATTATATCGAGTTTTTTCAACACGGTTAAAAGTCTATATTTCCAACTAACCTTGTAGAAATGGGGTCCATTATGACTTCCCTTTTTTTTTTGCCTGAACCAGTGAATTTATACATAGATCATTCTCTAATCTCTACCAAATGAGAATACATTTAATAAATTACACCTTCCACCAACAtgcataaaaataataataatgaattgtGTTAAATTAACAAGTCTGCAAGTTTTCCCCTTCAAGATAATTTAAGTATTTTTTCTTCATTATTTTCAAACATGCTTGGGCACAAAAGTAACATCAGCGGTGCGTAAGTATGCGTTTGTTGATAACGCACCTCTGTCCTCGAAGCTCCGCACCACATTGCCCTCTATTTTTTCCTGGTTCCCGGGATTCCACTGTTCCACTGCGTTGAACAAGTCCAGCATGATCTGGGATGCCTTTTTATGAGGCATTGTAGAACTCTGAGGCAAATCCGAAGGATTTATCAATTCGTCCAATCTTCTTAGCCGACTTTATTATATCCAAACGGTTGTCTTTCCCAACAGTTTCGCTGGATTCTTCGTCTAATGATATAGTTAAACATGGCCACGGTTCTACGCTGTAATATGGGGACGAGACAGACGCATAATGCTTGTAATATCATTCAAGCGATAGCCTACTGAGCCCGAATGGTTATGGGTCAGTGATTAAGCTATCCCCGCTGTTGGTCGGCACTGTCCTGAGTGTGATGGACGATTGGACAATTGGAGCTCTATGAATGAATGTATAACGGATTTAAATACTGAAGTAGCACCCCCTCAAACAGACAATTAATAATTTGACCAACAGATTGCAGGTTGGCCCAAATAAGAGGGTAATTTGACCTATTCGTCTGACCCAACCGCTTTCCCTTTTCACAAAAGATACATTATTAAATTATTAAGAAATCGAATGGAAATTGAAAACTAAACTTGATAAGACACGACGTGATAAGTAAATAACTAGGCCTATTGATCTCTCACATTATACCTTCATTTTAAGATATCCTATGGTTTAGATTATTCACGCTGCGAGTAGCAAAAAGACGAAATGACGTCCTCGCATCATGAACTAGAAGACAACTTTTTTTCTCAGTATGTTCTCGCTGATTTCTGTAGTGTGTTTTCAGTTATCTGCATTGAGGCCAGTTGGCCCTCAAATGAACGAGAGTACACAAACCTTTGACGCAAATGAAAACGGAGGTTTTCTTTGTCTCTTCGCCGGACTACGTTTGGGCATTGTCTGTTGATTGACTCACAGGATGACGTACTAATGAATGGAGGTGTCACCAAATCCAATGATCTGTGTATACGCATTTTAAATGATTCGTGGATTGTCTTCAATCAAGGGTGATGAAGAAAACAAATTCTTAAAATCATCTCACTGATCAATGGGGCTTCCACTTacaatgtatttaatcaattCAAAGTCATCTGCTACAAAATGATGATCCCCTCATTTGGAGGCAATTATTATCAGTCACGGGCCTTGTTATTACGCACTTGGGCCCGCACGTGGCCGTCCATGGGCAGATGATGTCTATGTGCATTTATTGAATTGGATGTATCAAACATTTCACCGTATGCATATTTTCCATTATGCATATCGATCATAATACCGAAAAGCATATTTGCCAGACAC from Oncorhynchus keta strain PuntledgeMale-10-30-2019 chromosome 24, Oket_V2, whole genome shotgun sequence encodes the following:
- the LOC118357531 gene encoding uncharacterized protein LOC118357531; the encoded protein is MTCVEKRQHVSHRSTMLHHRFPNGFTEIFMDETDREVSTLTDRAFRSLCIGDEAAYNDEFSYGYPFSCHKPLVEEPLKRTKDTGKKHQINGTIGTQPWKQQKSMSSLTLLKAFSATEEKCEGMLIKNWDFKDTNGDSWDKSALLSIERELSEFSSDYNNLIAKKSGKDAKFSKTKNCISNFKLRKLHIKNCFLHSEFSPFQSWRDFNHSPFGQEDITSIPHVVDNLPKWYDSPLYKELTEAHRIETLRAEEMEQQFQKPVEPPPPPRPPPNVLPKPSAPEKRCVSDTSSQGETSTPWRRNRVRVKSAVPVNQPGLLCTPTETPKLVEESNIPYKKKVKSIKVKEVEELCSLTSTPFSISQLMTPIIPSRQATDTSEILSAVLSPSLLDLTRLDLEHVSPVKSRSTPEVIKRESYKSIASSLLFNLKDNRKRVKSRYSPPKFKTEQADRRTLSPKLLEQRLLKYAQAPSDVTASGFSTPAILASGFSTPAILASGFSTPAILLDGLPICSPDVSESSNAGLRKYLDSDISDDYLISNLLQTKREAAASRSPGSPFSHPKVNKSPRTKKQMYPTLNLYNSLVEPEMKHFSPSLNKDTLSITTPNKGLSPNMSDNTKDHPTTQKDRISLNISEKPALKEKGVGDQPVHTRTNRGALPTAQNKVLSPNRTDNAKQPTKDTVEFKEKHHDEQTASTREAITATRDTLITAQNEMLPSNRAYNTNRSTKDMIELNVKDSVEEVMRAGMEAIFTTRNKLFSPNRAEAVEALTNKTNIVKTEDPQVKDEKGIVVEDRHLFYSFSVPRPGYRQIEPQATGDICPMENILANGLIESSEKEKERMVVEKAKEPVKEQGRFKHIFSARQNNYIKSQRYALMENGEEEQEGEDLEPKMEVNNKKDMDKEVQDAESSVHKEMKDSENIISDLHALKELEKARLGGRHSKDGEHLKPKPMIDGEAKAKNDLISRELRNIKRGILSMRGNTFAKKEAFANREKEQARRDVFSKIDNNVVVNKSLINDNYDKAKMALEEIISERAEKRKNQVFSHKECENNRVPDENPDDSYNVRVQKSRPARQDYIRKATEGKQNEVRGRLGDLKDHHQIQGILSQTETKLGENHRFGATIYTEQNKLATGYIREEQVQGNAINNVSGKQKHNIRSSKYPAEESDRTVAKQLSVETRDDTARNDEVVTEESQPDAPVIKPKVPPRSKKGSIKKEDSSEKEKECANVMDIIEEGTKNKDFSIRDRKNDNILRKENTHARGKVSSKEALDAKIQADQQTDALETEKTAEQEKRFVQNKHHVGLPGEYSKYPHEANTCFSPSEEKEKEMKALLNERQTNTLPRKKLKAEKIQHNIEQQEQLCVRRKAPLKPDKDHSKPSNQVNTSTEDESIMKKDSMKKIQATEESDKSVRVCEDIVHVDEVLDQDIRETFVSPLSNGSSINPSQQDQTSMSPKSSYFFVENTLQRNLETDSNISHSLENLIAKFEEVEEGVKDGPERVRGDLERRTEVEYYSVSDHENEDFEDKPVVHPRRDRETSLKEENGPRAREMDKRGWFQSPMDNTNNQTPTSQSNVSSPVLGKPALFKVKDNILNDHVSPVTKTVKPVLDKTNHDPSQRAPWSPRESLSGSEKSEEEHLDHPKTSIEMQSPDNAVTTPDKHFKPKETASPHSSHSLLSPSKLTPEHNRKGQRAPWSPRESLSGSERGEEDHLEIPELHAATITTDKHLKPRETASHHSPLTPLSPSKLTPENSQSGQQYGSFLTVTQEYNKHSRLSTSSEERTSTVDTADDTPDVYKVSSERSGSVCRANDTQGPGRPPVVPPKSEKALFKAMKLTTRRIQKEEKESQPQKSSTKICSRRSDKNKRDKSSEPKSSSSDSSEKHRTRGKQHQERTEHSSRSSEKHRRGESEHQGRSREKHRHNESESQARNSEKHHDDVPEHQSHSSEKSRQQRTEPSSRGSEEHRHGESTRQECSSDNQRHGGSERQSRNRDKQCCGESECHRSEKHSRDKPEQRFRSSDRAVSEQKSPNGERSMTGRQQRLRSQSMDRHIGNKTEERIRSSVTSPRERPEPRSQHIEKSIRDELSQRGRARERSNREKLEHRNHSVDSYASDIIDLTSPHPNLSRQSSYTGQFSRQSSIEHRYASFPMTQRKLLQDPDSGQYFVVDMPVQVKTKTFFDPETGNYVQLPIQPPEGPTMEVMNAPLVLYQGSFVPVPVSSIPSQKSTVHASQLDQEDFERMRERQRCKHNGEGHPYLEPVYGSQDHMLGEFLGTEDLYDCMN